The Usitatibacter rugosus genome segment CGACCTCGTGTCCGGGAAGATCTATCCGAACTACCACGAAGCGAACCGCCCGCACTTCGATGCCTTCGAGATGAAAGGCGGCGGTGACGCGGTCTCGGCCGCCCGCGCCGTGCTGCAGACGGGCGAGTTCGACTATGCGTGGAACATGCAGGTGGAGGACGAGATCCTCCTGCGCCTCGAAGCCGGCGGCAAGGGCAAGGTGAACATCGTCCCGGGCGGCGGTCTCGAGATGGTGCAGCTGAACTACACCGACCCGTGGAACGAGGTGGAAGGCGAGCGCGCGAGCCTGAAGAGCAAGCACCCCTCGCTCACCGATCCGGCCGTGCGGGAAGCCTTCACGCTCCTCATCGACCGCGTGTCGATCCAGCAGCACATCTACGGCCGCACCGGCATCTCCACGCGCAACTTCGTGAACCAGCCGACGCGCTTCGCCTCGAAGGACAACAAGTTCGAGTTCAACACGGACAAGGCCGCGGCCATCCTCGAGGCGGCGGGCTGGAAGAAGGGCTCCGACGGCATCCGCGCGAAGGACGGCAAGAAGCTCAAGTACGTCTTCCAGACCTCCATCAACGCGCCGCGCCAGAAGGTCCAGCAGATCATCAAGCAGGCGTGCACGAAGGTGGGCATCGACCTCGAGCTGAAGCAGGTGGTCGCCTCCGTCTTCTTCTCGTCGGACGTGGCCAACGTGGACACGTACACGAAGTTCTTCTGCGACGTCCAGATGTACCAGACCACGCAGACGCAGCCCGACCCCGAGATCTTCATCAACCAGTTCTGCTCGTGGGAAGCGTCCACCAAGGAGAACAAGTGGCAGGGCCGCAACATCACGCGCTACATCAACGCGGACTTCGACAAGATCTTCCGCCAGGCCGAGGCCGAGCTGGACCCGGTGAAGCGCTCGGCGATGTTCGTCGAGATGAACGAGAACCTGGTCAAGAACCGCGCGATCTACCCGCTCGTGAACCGCCCGGCCGTGCACGCCGTCTCCAACAAGATGCGGCTGCCGCTCACCGGTTGGGATAACGACACGGCCTTCATCAAGGACTGGTTCCGGGAAGGCTGAGAAGGGGCGATGGGCAAGTACCTCCTTCGGCGCCTGCTCATCGCCATCCCGAGTCTCATCGGGATCAGCGTCGTGCTGTTCACGGTGCTGGCGCTGGCGCCCGGCGACCCCTTCGAGGAGCTCGCCACCAACCCGAACGTGCCGCCCGAGGTTCGCGAGAACCTGCGCAAGCAGTTCGGGCTGGATGATCCGGTGCCCGTGCGCTACGCGCGCTGGGCCAAGGCGATGGTGAAGGGCGACTGGGGCTTCTCGTTCGCGAGCCGCGTGGACGTGGACAAGCTGATCATGCAGCGGCTGCCCACCACGCTCATCATCATCGGTTCCTCGCAGCTCCTGGCGCTCCTGATCGCCATCCCGATCGGAGTGATCGCAGCCACAAGACCGTACTCAATATTCGACCAGATCGCGAACACGTTCGCGTTCATCGGGTTCT includes the following:
- a CDS encoding peptide ABC transporter substrate-binding protein, whose translation is MNEQDIRGLVEDVREGRISRREFIHYMIGAGLSVPMAGTILMHSGVANAQAYGSFAYKPTKRGGGGVVKLLMWQGPTLLNPHFATGTKDQYGSRMFYEPLAAWDGDGNLVPLLAAEIPSLANGGVGKDGKTVTWKLKKGVTWHDGKPFTADDVIFNHAYASDPATACTTISSYKDNKVEKIDSHTVKVTFNKPTPFWADPFVGTRGCIIPKHLFEAFSGAKSRDAPANLKPVGTGPYLFVDFRPGDLVSGKIYPNYHEANRPHFDAFEMKGGGDAVSAARAVLQTGEFDYAWNMQVEDEILLRLEAGGKGKVNIVPGGGLEMVQLNYTDPWNEVEGERASLKSKHPSLTDPAVREAFTLLIDRVSIQQHIYGRTGISTRNFVNQPTRFASKDNKFEFNTDKAAAILEAAGWKKGSDGIRAKDGKKLKYVFQTSINAPRQKVQQIIKQACTKVGIDLELKQVVASVFFSSDVANVDTYTKFFCDVQMYQTTQTQPDPEIFINQFCSWEASTKENKWQGRNITRYINADFDKIFRQAEAELDPVKRSAMFVEMNENLVKNRAIYPLVNRPAVHAVSNKMRLPLTGWDNDTAFIKDWFREG